Proteins from a single region of Streptomyces sp. HUAS 15-9:
- a CDS encoding isochorismatase family protein → MRRALIVVDVQNDFCEGGSLAVAGGADVAAAITELIGQAPAGYRHVVATRDHHIAPGGHFADNPDYVRSWPAHCVAGTEGVGFHPNFAPAVASGAVEAVFEKGAYAAAYSGFEGVDENGVSLGDWLRARDIDEVDVVGIATDHCVRATALDAVREGFRTNVLLDLTAGVAEDTTERALEELREAGVDLSGKPVVA, encoded by the coding sequence ATGCGCCGCGCCTTGATCGTCGTTGACGTGCAGAACGACTTCTGTGAGGGGGGCAGCCTCGCGGTGGCCGGGGGTGCCGATGTGGCCGCCGCCATCACCGAGCTGATCGGGCAGGCCCCCGCCGGCTACCGGCATGTCGTGGCCACCCGCGACCACCACATCGCGCCCGGCGGCCACTTCGCGGACAACCCCGACTACGTCCGCTCCTGGCCGGCGCACTGCGTCGCGGGGACGGAGGGCGTGGGCTTCCATCCGAACTTCGCCCCGGCGGTCGCCTCCGGCGCGGTCGAGGCCGTCTTCGAGAAGGGGGCGTACGCGGCCGCGTACAGCGGTTTCGAGGGCGTGGACGAGAACGGCGTCTCGCTGGGCGACTGGCTGCGGGCCCGGGACATCGACGAAGTGGACGTGGTCGGCATCGCCACGGACCACTGCGTACGCGCCACCGCGCTGGACGCCGTGCGGGAGGGTTTCCGTACGAACGTCCTGCTCGACCTCACCGCGGGGGTGGCCGAGGACACCACCGAGCGGGCCCTGGAGGAGCTGCGGGAGGCAGGCGTGGACCTGTCGGGCAAGCCCGTCGTCGCCTAG
- a CDS encoding DUF2017 domain-containing protein codes for MPGTFEPLPGGGAAVALDDVEISIIRSLAVQLLELIGPGPGAEAPEDPLAELFAEGPSEPPADPVLRRLFPDAYSDPELAPDSPKDAEEQRAHSAEFRRYTENDLRAGKRESALAVIGSLDALAPVGEEGAVLKLSPEESRRWLGALNDLRLAIGSRLEITDEDDTDLLYRLPDEDPRKPMVMAYLWLGGLQETLVATLMP; via the coding sequence ATGCCCGGAACCTTCGAACCGCTCCCCGGCGGCGGCGCGGCCGTCGCGCTCGACGACGTCGAGATCTCCATCATCCGGTCGCTGGCCGTCCAGCTCCTGGAGCTCATCGGTCCCGGCCCCGGCGCGGAGGCCCCCGAGGACCCGCTCGCCGAACTGTTCGCCGAGGGCCCGAGCGAACCGCCCGCCGACCCGGTGCTGCGCCGGCTCTTCCCGGACGCCTACAGCGACCCGGAGCTGGCCCCGGACTCGCCGAAGGACGCCGAGGAGCAGCGGGCCCACTCCGCGGAGTTCCGCCGCTACACCGAGAACGACCTGCGGGCCGGCAAGCGCGAGAGCGCGCTCGCGGTGATCGGCTCGCTGGACGCGCTCGCCCCGGTGGGGGAGGAGGGCGCGGTCCTCAAGCTCTCCCCCGAGGAGTCCCGGCGGTGGCTGGGCGCGCTCAACGATCTGCGTCTGGCGATCGGCTCCCGGCTGGAGATCACGGACGAGGACGACACCGATCTGCTCTACCGGCTCCCCGACGAGGACCCGCGCAAGCCGATGGTGATGGCGTATCTGTGGCTGGGCGGACTCCAGGAGACTCTGGTCGCCACCCTTATGCCCTGA
- a CDS encoding nicotinate phosphoribosyltransferase, whose product MNTADLGLPEEGREALPHKGGGGRRVGVPSTALFTDQYELTMLRAALKAGTAERRSVFEVFTRRLPEGRRYGVVAGTGRVLDAVENFRFDAGVLGFLRERQIVDEETLEWLAGYRFSGDIWGYPEGEVYFPGSPIMRVEGTFAECVLLETVILSILNHDSAIAAAASRMSSAAGTRPLIEMGARRTHELAAVAASRAAYLGGFASTSDLAAGFRYGIPTVGTSAHAFTLLHDRERDAFRAQVDSLGRGTTLLVDTYDVAEAVRTAVEVAGPELGAVRIDSGDLLLVAHRVRQQLDDLGATGTKIVVTSDLDEYAIASLAAAPVDAYGVGTQLVTGSGHPTCSMVYKLVARAESTDPGAPLVPVAKKSTGGKTSIGGRKWAARRLDAEGVAEAEVVGTGPMPADLVERQLLVELVKGGEVVAREPLDVVRDRHTAARANLPLSATQLSRGEPVLQTEYVHGESGS is encoded by the coding sequence ATGAACACAGCGGACCTTGGGCTGCCAGAAGAAGGGCGCGAAGCGCTTCCTCACAAGGGCGGTGGTGGGCGACGGGTGGGCGTTCCCTCGACGGCGCTTTTCACGGACCAGTACGAGCTGACGATGCTGCGGGCCGCCCTCAAGGCGGGTACCGCCGAACGGCGCAGCGTGTTCGAGGTCTTCACCCGTCGGCTGCCCGAGGGCCGCCGCTACGGCGTCGTGGCGGGCACCGGGCGCGTCCTGGACGCGGTCGAGAACTTCCGGTTCGACGCGGGCGTCCTCGGCTTCCTGCGCGAGCGGCAGATCGTCGACGAGGAGACCTTGGAGTGGCTGGCCGGCTACCGCTTCAGCGGTGACATCTGGGGCTACCCCGAGGGCGAGGTGTACTTCCCGGGCTCACCGATCATGCGGGTGGAGGGCACCTTCGCCGAGTGCGTGCTCCTGGAGACCGTGATCCTGTCCATCCTCAACCACGACTCCGCGATCGCGGCCGCCGCCTCCCGCATGTCCTCGGCCGCCGGGACCCGGCCGCTGATCGAGATGGGCGCCCGCCGCACCCACGAGCTGGCCGCCGTCGCCGCCTCACGGGCCGCCTACCTCGGCGGTTTCGCGAGCACCTCGGACCTGGCGGCCGGCTTCCGCTACGGCATTCCGACCGTCGGCACCTCCGCGCACGCCTTCACCCTGCTGCACGACCGCGAGCGGGACGCCTTCCGGGCCCAGGTCGACTCCCTGGGCCGGGGCACCACGCTGCTCGTGGACACGTACGACGTGGCGGAAGCCGTCCGTACGGCCGTGGAGGTGGCCGGACCCGAGCTGGGCGCGGTGCGCATCGACTCCGGCGACCTGCTCCTCGTCGCGCACCGGGTGCGGCAGCAGCTGGACGACCTGGGCGCCACCGGCACGAAGATCGTCGTGACCTCGGACCTCGACGAGTACGCCATCGCCTCGCTCGCCGCCGCGCCCGTGGACGCGTACGGCGTCGGTACGCAGCTGGTGACCGGTTCCGGGCATCCGACCTGCTCGATGGTCTACAAGCTGGTCGCCCGCGCCGAGTCCACCGACCCCGGGGCGCCGCTGGTGCCGGTGGCGAAGAAGTCCACCGGCGGCAAGACCTCCATCGGCGGCCGCAAATGGGCCGCGCGGCGGCTGGACGCGGAGGGGGTGGCGGAGGCCGAGGTCGTCGGCACCGGGCCGATGCCCGCCGACCTGGTCGAGAGGCAGCTGCTCGTCGAGCTGGTCAAGGGGGGCGAGGTCGTCGCCCGCGAGCCGCTGGACGTGGTCCGCGACCGGCACACGGCCGCCCGCGCCAACCTGCCGCTGTCCGCGACCCAGCTGTCCAGAGGGGAACCCGTCCTTCAGACGGAGTACGTCCACGGGGAGTCGGGTAGCTAG
- a CDS encoding MoaD/ThiS family protein: protein MAIEVRIPTILRTYTDGQKAVEGSGETLAELLADLETRHTGIHARIVDEGRLRRFVNVYLNDEDVRFLDNINTKLSDGDAVTILPAVAGGMA from the coding sequence ATGGCCATCGAGGTCCGCATCCCCACCATCCTCCGCACGTACACCGACGGTCAGAAGGCGGTGGAGGGCAGTGGTGAGACCCTCGCCGAGCTGCTCGCCGACCTCGAGACCCGGCACACGGGCATCCATGCCCGGATCGTCGACGAAGGCAGGCTGCGCCGCTTCGTCAATGTCTACCTGAACGACGAGGACGTCCGCTTCCTCGACAACATCAACACCAAGCTGTCCGACGGTGACGCGGTGACGATCCTCCCCGCTGTCGCCGGCGGCATGGCCTGA
- the tnpA gene encoding IS200/IS605 family transposase, with amino-acid sequence MAEYQNIRTGRHCVFVLHAHLVFMTKYRHKVFNDAHLTRMEEIMRAVCADFECELVEFNGENNHVHLLVNFPPKVALSKLVNSLKGVSSRRLRQEYPELVRHYWRAQRLWSGSYFAGSVGGAPLSIVKQYIEQQNRPV; translated from the coding sequence ATGGCTGAGTATCAGAACATCCGCACCGGCCGACACTGTGTCTTCGTTCTTCACGCACACTTGGTTTTCATGACGAAGTACCGGCACAAGGTCTTCAATGACGCCCACCTGACGCGCATGGAAGAGATCATGCGGGCCGTCTGCGCCGACTTCGAATGCGAGCTGGTCGAGTTCAACGGCGAGAACAACCACGTCCACCTGCTCGTGAACTTCCCGCCGAAAGTTGCCCTGTCCAAGCTGGTCAACAGCCTCAAGGGCGTCAGTTCCCGCAGGCTCCGCCAGGAGTATCCGGAACTGGTCCGACACTACTGGCGGGCACAGCGGCTGTGGTCCGGCTCGTACTTCGCCGGGTCGGTCGGCGGGGCTCCTCTGTCGATCGTGAAACAGTACATCGAGCAGCAGAACCGGCCCGTCTGA
- a CDS encoding immune inhibitor A — protein MKQQEHNLDGPLSKTQEAQRQEALNQVISGEAKVKDRNGSQVVQLKSKKGDSKYVELGREKTDKIFTILVEFGDQTDPKYGGTAGPLHNKIAAPDRAKDNSTAWQKDYNQKHFQDLYFGTGKKTESMKKFYEKESSGRYSVDGEVADWVKVPYNEARYGNNACGSTNCPSVWNVVSDGLNSWVAQQKAAGRTDAQIKTDVAKFDQWDRYDYDGDGNFNEPDGYIDHFQIVHAGEDESAGGGVQGKDAIWAHRWYAFGTDAGATGPTGNKLGGAQIGDTGVWVGDYTIQPENGGLGVFAHEYGHDLGLPDHYDTTGGDNSTGFWTLMSSGSWLGRGKDSIGDLPGDFSAWDKMQLGWLNYDTAKAGKQSTHKLGVAEYNTWDKQALVVSLPDKAVTTTVVTPAEGASQWWSGSGDNLKNTLTRSVDLTGKSSATLSMDGWYDIEANYDYLYTEVSTDGGANWTAIDGTVDGQAIPRDASNAPALTGTVDGYKKLSYSLDAYAGKKIDVRFRYATDGGVAQKGFAADEITLTADGATVFSDNAESADAAWTANGFSRIGASFTKDYAQYYIAENRQYESYDKTLKVGPYNFGFSTTRPGWVEHYPYQNGLLIWKWDTSQADNNTSQHPGAGLVLPIDSHPQALKWADGTLMRNRIQAYDSPFSLYGTDGMTLHLADKATKIKSSKGVPVFNDHTSTYYDESNPTGGVKITDTNTKIKIVKEAKNGSTILLQVGPAVK, from the coding sequence TTGAAGCAGCAGGAGCACAACCTCGACGGTCCGCTCAGCAAGACCCAGGAGGCCCAGCGTCAGGAGGCCCTGAACCAGGTCATATCCGGCGAGGCCAAGGTCAAGGACCGCAACGGTTCGCAGGTCGTCCAGCTCAAGAGCAAGAAGGGCGACAGCAAGTACGTCGAGCTCGGCCGCGAGAAGACCGACAAGATCTTCACGATCCTGGTGGAGTTCGGCGATCAGACCGACCCGAAGTACGGCGGCACGGCCGGCCCGCTGCACAACAAGATAGCCGCGCCGGACCGGGCCAAGGACAACTCGACGGCCTGGCAGAAGGACTACAACCAGAAGCACTTCCAGGACCTCTACTTCGGCACCGGCAAGAAGACCGAGTCGATGAAGAAGTTCTACGAGAAGGAGTCCTCGGGCCGCTACTCGGTCGACGGCGAGGTCGCCGACTGGGTCAAGGTCCCCTACAACGAGGCCCGTTACGGCAACAACGCCTGCGGCTCCACCAACTGCCCGAGCGTGTGGAACGTCGTCAGCGACGGCCTGAACTCCTGGGTCGCCCAGCAGAAGGCGGCCGGCCGTACCGACGCCCAGATCAAGACGGACGTGGCGAAGTTCGACCAGTGGGACCGCTACGACTACGACGGCGACGGCAACTTCAACGAGCCCGACGGCTACATCGACCACTTCCAGATCGTGCACGCCGGTGAGGACGAGTCCGCGGGCGGCGGCGTCCAGGGCAAGGACGCGATCTGGGCCCACCGCTGGTACGCCTTCGGCACCGACGCCGGCGCCACCGGCCCCACGGGCAACAAGCTGGGCGGCGCGCAGATCGGCGACACCGGTGTCTGGGTCGGCGACTACACCATCCAGCCGGAGAACGGCGGACTCGGCGTCTTCGCCCACGAGTACGGCCACGACCTCGGTCTGCCGGACCACTACGACACCACCGGCGGCGACAACTCCACCGGTTTCTGGACGCTGATGTCCTCCGGTTCCTGGCTCGGCCGGGGCAAGGACTCCATCGGCGACCTGCCGGGCGACTTCAGCGCCTGGGACAAGATGCAGCTCGGCTGGCTGAACTACGACACGGCCAAGGCCGGCAAGCAGTCCACCCACAAGCTGGGCGTCGCCGAGTACAACACCTGGGACAAGCAGGCCCTCGTGGTCTCCCTGCCGGACAAGGCGGTCACCACCACCGTCGTGACCCCGGCCGAGGGCGCGTCCCAGTGGTGGAGCGGCAGCGGTGACAACCTCAAGAACACGCTGACCCGTTCCGTCGACCTCACCGGCAAGTCCTCGGCCACGCTGAGCATGGACGGCTGGTACGACATCGAGGCCAACTACGACTACCTCTACACCGAGGTGTCGACCGACGGCGGCGCCAACTGGACCGCGATCGACGGCACGGTGGACGGCCAGGCCATCCCGCGCGACGCCAGCAACGCCCCGGCGCTGACCGGCACGGTCGACGGCTACAAGAAGCTGTCGTACTCGCTGGACGCCTACGCGGGCAAGAAGATCGACGTCCGCTTCCGCTACGCGACCGACGGCGGCGTGGCCCAGAAGGGCTTCGCGGCCGACGAGATCACGCTGACCGCCGACGGCGCGACCGTGTTCTCCGACAACGCCGAGTCCGCGGACGCCGCTTGGACCGCGAACGGCTTCTCCCGCATCGGCGCGTCCTTCACCAAGGACTACGCGCAGTACTACATCGCGGAGAACCGCCAGTACGAGTCGTACGACAAGACCCTCAAGGTCGGCCCGTACAACTTCGGCTTCTCGACGACCCGTCCGGGCTGGGTGGAGCACTACCCGTACCAGAACGGTCTGCTGATCTGGAAGTGGGACACCTCCCAGGCGGACAACAACACCAGCCAGCACCCGGGCGCCGGCCTGGTCCTGCCGATCGACTCGCACCCGCAGGCGCTGAAGTGGGCCGACGGCACCCTGATGCGCAACCGCATCCAGGCGTACGACTCGCCGTTCAGCCTGTACGGCACGGACGGCATGACGCTGCATCTGGCGGACAAGGCGACCAAGATCAAGTCGTCGAAGGGCGTGCCGGTCTTCAACGACCACACGAGCACCTACTACGACGAATCGAACCCGACCGGTGGCGTCAAGATCACTGACACCAACACCAAGATCAAGATCGTCAAGGAGGCCAAGAACGGCTCCACGATCTTGCTCCAGGTCGGACCCGCGGTGAAGTAG
- a CDS encoding MBL fold metallo-hydrolase has protein sequence MKLTVVGCSGSFPSAESACSSYLVEADGFRLLLDMGNGALGELQRHCGLYDLDAIFLSHLHADHCIDMLAYFVARYYRHEGGRCDPIPVYGPEGTEHRLTTAYADTPTASSMSEVFDFHTVKPSTFDIGPFTVHTERVRHPVEAYAIRIEHGGTSLTYSGDTGVTEVLDSLARDTDLFLCEAAFTHGKENIPDLHLNGREAGETAARAGARRLVLTHIPPWTDPMVNLADAREVFDGPVELAVPRVTYQI, from the coding sequence ATGAAGCTCACCGTCGTCGGCTGCTCGGGGTCGTTCCCGTCCGCGGAATCGGCCTGTTCGAGCTACCTCGTCGAGGCCGACGGCTTCCGGCTGCTTCTCGACATGGGCAACGGCGCCCTGGGCGAGCTGCAGCGCCACTGCGGTCTTTACGACCTCGACGCGATCTTCCTGAGCCATCTGCACGCTGATCACTGCATCGACATGCTCGCGTACTTCGTGGCCCGCTACTACCGCCACGAAGGCGGCCGCTGCGACCCGATCCCCGTCTACGGACCCGAGGGCACGGAGCACCGGCTGACCACGGCCTACGCCGACACCCCCACCGCTTCGTCGATGAGCGAGGTCTTCGACTTCCACACGGTCAAGCCGTCGACGTTCGACATCGGCCCGTTCACGGTGCACACCGAGCGGGTCCGCCACCCCGTGGAGGCGTACGCCATCCGTATCGAGCACGGCGGGACGTCGCTGACGTACTCCGGCGACACGGGTGTCACCGAGGTGCTCGACTCGCTGGCCCGGGACACCGACCTGTTCCTGTGCGAGGCCGCGTTCACGCACGGCAAGGAGAACATCCCCGACCTGCACCTCAACGGCCGCGAGGCGGGCGAGACGGCGGCCCGGGCAGGCGCCCGCCGCCTGGTCCTCACCCACATCCCCCCGTGGACCGACCCCATGGTCAACCTCGCCGACGCCCGCGAGGTCTTCGACGGCCCGGTGGAACTGGCGGTGCCCAGGGTGACGTACCAGATCTGA
- a CDS encoding PLP-dependent cysteine synthase family protein has translation MRYDSPLAAVGNTPLVRLPRLSPSPEVRIWAKLEDRNPTGSVKDRPALHMIEQAEKDGRLTPGCTILEPTSGNTGISLAMAAKLKGYRMVCVMPENTSQERRDLLGMWGAEIISSPAAGGSNTAVRVAKELSAEHPDWVMLYQYGNPDNAGAHYATTGPEILADLPSITHFVAGLGTTGTLMGVGRYLREHKPDVKIVAAEPRYDDLVYGLRNLDEGFVPELYDASVLTTRFSVGSADAVTRTRELLQQEGIFAGVSTGAALHAAIGVGKKAVKAGESADIVFIVADGGWKYLSTGVYTAATTEEAIETVQGQLWA, from the coding sequence ATGCGCTACGACTCCCCGCTGGCCGCGGTGGGCAACACCCCTCTGGTGCGCCTGCCGCGGTTGTCGCCGTCCCCCGAGGTCCGGATCTGGGCCAAGCTGGAGGACCGCAACCCCACGGGCTCGGTCAAGGACCGCCCCGCGCTGCACATGATCGAGCAGGCGGAGAAGGACGGCCGCCTGACCCCCGGGTGCACCATCCTGGAGCCCACCTCCGGCAACACCGGCATCTCGTTGGCCATGGCGGCCAAGCTCAAGGGCTACCGCATGGTGTGCGTGATGCCGGAGAACACCTCGCAGGAGCGCCGGGACCTGCTCGGCATGTGGGGCGCCGAGATCATCTCCAGCCCGGCAGCGGGCGGCTCCAACACGGCCGTACGCGTGGCCAAGGAGCTGTCGGCCGAGCACCCCGACTGGGTGATGCTCTACCAGTACGGCAACCCGGACAACGCGGGCGCCCACTACGCCACCACCGGCCCGGAGATCCTCGCCGACCTCCCCTCGATCACCCACTTCGTGGCGGGCCTCGGCACCACCGGCACTCTGATGGGCGTCGGCCGCTATCTGCGCGAGCACAAGCCGGACGTGAAGATCGTCGCCGCCGAGCCGCGCTACGACGACCTGGTCTACGGCCTGCGCAACCTCGACGAGGGCTTCGTACCGGAGCTCTACGACGCCTCCGTCCTCACCACCCGCTTCTCGGTCGGCTCGGCCGACGCGGTCACCCGTACCCGTGAACTCCTCCAGCAGGAGGGCATCTTCGCGGGCGTCTCGACGGGCGCCGCGCTGCACGCCGCGATCGGCGTCGGCAAGAAGGCCGTCAAGGCGGGCGAAAGCGCCGACATCGTCTTCATCGTGGCCGACGGTGGCTGGAAGTACCTCTCGACGGGCGTCTACACGGCCGCCACGACGGAGGAGGCCATCGAGACGGTCCAGGGTCAGCTCTGGGCATAG
- a CDS encoding type II toxin-antitoxin system PemK/MazF family toxin produces MDTSWWLALVAVVLLALVATLVDGWGRGHRPQGRGKRPPGRPEGPRGRAERPRPGDIWWANVPFENGPGTKDRPCLVLAVRGKRATVAKITSKYHDERAGVIPLPPGSVGDAHGRPSFLETDELRQVPVWDFRRRVGVVDPVLWDQVRHLAG; encoded by the coding sequence ATGGACACGTCGTGGTGGCTCGCGCTGGTGGCGGTGGTGCTGCTCGCGCTGGTCGCCACGCTCGTCGACGGCTGGGGGCGCGGGCACCGTCCGCAGGGGCGCGGGAAGCGGCCGCCGGGCCGTCCGGAAGGGCCCCGGGGCCGTGCCGAGCGGCCGCGGCCCGGGGACATCTGGTGGGCGAACGTGCCGTTCGAGAACGGTCCGGGCACCAAAGACCGGCCATGTCTCGTTCTCGCCGTGCGCGGCAAGCGGGCGACGGTCGCGAAGATCACCAGCAAGTACCACGACGAACGCGCCGGAGTCATTCCGCTCCCGCCCGGCTCCGTCGGCGACGCCCACGGCCGCCCGAGCTTCCTGGAGACCGACGAACTGCGCCAGGTCCCGGTGTGGGACTTCCGCCGCCGGGTGGGCGTGGTCGACCCGGTCCTGTGGGACCAGGTAAGGCACCTCGCGGGCTGA
- a CDS encoding putative leader peptide: MVLNDVSEKTPGMLLVARLHVDLCRLASAIC, translated from the coding sequence ATGGTTCTGAACGACGTGAGCGAAAAGACGCCGGGCATGCTGCTCGTGGCGCGGCTGCACGTCGACCTGTGCAGGCTCGCCAGCGCCATCTGTTGA
- a CDS encoding amino acid permease: MTSAQVDTEKTSEEGYERGLGSRQVQMIAIGGAIGVGLFLGAGANIAKAGPSLILMYALAGAIVFFIMRALGELLLYRPVSGSFAEYSREFLGPFFGYFTGWTYWLMWVVTGMAELTAAAIYVHYWFPHIPQWVTALVFLVILFGVNLISVKVFGELEFWFSMVKVTALIGMIVIGLGVLTFGFSSAGDTAAVSNLWQFDGFFPKGIGSSLMTLQGVMFAYLAVELVGVTAGESEDPEKTLPKAINTLPWRIALFYVGALTVILCVVKWTEFAPGVSPFVAAFAKIGIPAGAGIVNFVVLTAALSSCNSGMYSTGRMLRTLADNGEAPRVFSKLSSTKTPAFGITVSVLFMGIGVILNYIVPEKAFGYVMSVATAAGIWTWLMILISHVLYRRAVVAGRLPASAFPAPGGAVCSWIAIVFLLFVTGLIAYDADSRVCLYVMAGWAAALGVGWAVLKARNPQVTERREPVLEKVG, encoded by the coding sequence ATGACCTCCGCTCAGGTCGACACGGAGAAGACCTCCGAAGAGGGTTACGAGCGCGGACTCGGCAGCCGCCAGGTCCAGATGATCGCCATCGGCGGCGCCATCGGCGTCGGCCTGTTCCTGGGAGCCGGGGCGAACATCGCCAAGGCCGGTCCCAGCCTCATCCTGATGTACGCCCTCGCGGGCGCCATCGTCTTCTTCATCATGCGGGCGCTCGGCGAGCTCCTGCTGTACCGCCCGGTCTCGGGCTCCTTCGCGGAGTACTCCCGCGAGTTCCTCGGCCCGTTCTTCGGCTACTTCACCGGCTGGACGTACTGGCTGATGTGGGTCGTGACCGGCATGGCCGAACTGACGGCCGCCGCGATCTACGTCCACTACTGGTTCCCGCACATCCCGCAGTGGGTGACCGCCCTGGTCTTCCTGGTGATCCTCTTCGGGGTCAACCTGATCTCCGTGAAGGTCTTCGGCGAGCTGGAGTTCTGGTTCTCGATGGTCAAGGTCACCGCCCTCATCGGCATGATCGTGATCGGCCTGGGCGTGCTGACCTTCGGCTTCAGCTCCGCCGGTGACACCGCCGCGGTGTCCAACCTCTGGCAGTTCGACGGCTTCTTCCCCAAGGGCATCGGCTCGTCCCTGATGACCCTGCAGGGCGTCATGTTCGCCTACCTCGCCGTCGAGTTGGTCGGTGTCACGGCCGGCGAGTCCGAGGACCCGGAGAAGACCCTCCCCAAGGCGATCAACACCCTGCCCTGGCGTATCGCCCTCTTCTACGTCGGCGCCCTCACCGTCATCCTGTGCGTGGTCAAGTGGACCGAGTTCGCGCCCGGCGTGAGCCCCTTCGTCGCCGCCTTCGCCAAGATCGGCATCCCGGCCGGCGCCGGCATCGTCAACTTCGTGGTGCTCACCGCCGCCCTGTCGTCCTGCAACTCCGGCATGTACTCCACGGGCCGCATGCTGCGCACCCTGGCCGACAACGGCGAGGCCCCGCGGGTCTTCAGCAAGCTGTCGTCCACCAAGACGCCCGCCTTCGGCATCACGGTCTCGGTCCTCTTCATGGGTATCGGCGTGATCCTGAACTACATCGTCCCGGAGAAGGCCTTCGGCTACGTCATGTCCGTCGCCACCGCGGCCGGCATCTGGACCTGGCTGATGATCCTGATCAGCCACGTCCTGTACCGCCGCGCGGTCGTCGCGGGCCGGCTGCCCGCCTCCGCCTTCCCGGCGCCGGGCGGCGCGGTGTGCAGCTGGATCGCCATCGTGTTCCTGCTCTTCGTCACGGGCCTGATCGCGTACGACGCCGACTCCCGCGTCTGCCTGTACGTGATGGCCGGCTGGGCCGCCGCCCTCGGTGTCGGCTGGGCCGTGCTCAAGGCCCGCAACCCTCAGGTCACCGAGCGCCGCGAGCCGGTGCTCGAGAAGGTCGGCTGA
- the clpS gene encoding ATP-dependent Clp protease adapter ClpS, with product MGPVTSPAPVEIERTESAEETFAVPEPDVPWVTIVHNDPVNLMSYVTYVFQAYFGYTKDKATKLMLDVHHKGRAVVSSGSREEMERDVQAMHGYGLWATLQQDRK from the coding sequence ATGGGCCCTGTGACGTCACCCGCTCCCGTAGAGATCGAACGCACCGAATCGGCGGAAGAGACCTTCGCCGTACCCGAGCCCGACGTCCCCTGGGTCACGATCGTCCACAACGACCCGGTCAACCTCATGAGCTACGTGACCTATGTCTTCCAGGCGTATTTCGGGTACACGAAGGACAAGGCAACCAAGCTCATGCTCGACGTTCACCACAAGGGCCGGGCGGTCGTCTCCAGCGGCAGTCGCGAGGAGATGGAACGCGACGTGCAGGCGATGCACGGTTACGGCCTGTGGGCCACCCTCCAGCAGGACCGGAAGTAG
- a CDS encoding M67 family metallopeptidase — protein sequence MLTITQALHDQIVAHARKDHPDEACGVVAGPAGSDRPERFVPMLNAAMSPTFYEFDSGDLLKLYRDLDDRDEEPVVIYHSHTATEAYPSRTDISYANEPGAHYVLVSTADTDGLGEFQFRSFRIQDGEVKEEEVKVVEAY from the coding sequence ATGCTGACCATCACCCAGGCCCTCCACGACCAGATCGTCGCCCATGCCCGCAAGGACCACCCCGACGAGGCGTGCGGCGTCGTCGCGGGCCCGGCGGGTTCGGACCGCCCCGAGCGCTTCGTCCCGATGCTGAACGCGGCCATGTCGCCCACCTTCTACGAGTTCGACTCGGGCGACCTGCTCAAGCTCTACCGGGACCTGGACGACCGGGACGAGGAGCCGGTGGTGATCTACCACTCCCACACGGCGACCGAGGCTTACCCGTCCCGCACCGACATCTCCTACGCCAATGAGCCCGGCGCCCACTACGTGCTGGTCTCCACGGCCGACACCGACGGCCTCGGCGAGTTCCAGTTCCGCTCCTTCCGCATCCAGGACGGCGAGGTCAAGGAGGAGGAGGTCAAGGTCGTGGAGGCCTACTGA